A window of Pseudomonadota bacterium genomic DNA:
TAAAGAAGATTTCATTACTTCACAAATAAAACCCTATACTCTGTCCGTGTTGAGAGAACTCCCATAGCATTGGATGTGTCCTCTCAGTTTGGAACAGGTTATTTATCAAGATTAAGGAGTTTTTCTGCTCTTATTTTCTTTACACCACAGCCTTATACTCGATGCCTTCTAAGCTAGGATGAGAAAATCTAATAGTCAAGAGCATGCCTAAATACCCAGTTACAAAGATCTTTATCGATATAGTTCAAACTCTTGGAAAGCGAAAGGGTATAAAGAGCCCAAATAATCTCCACAACTTTTTTAGCAGGTAATGTCAAATTGTGCTCATGCATATAACTTTTGACAGTAGAAAAGGATTGAAAATACATCTCCTCATTCCATGGATAAATATGTTTAGGAAGAAGAGAAGACAAAATTTCTTCAGGGGTCTCTTTACTGATGAGGTCATCAACAGAGCATTCTAAAGCATGAGCAATTGCTTCTAAGGTTTTAAATGTAGGATTTGATTTTCCTAAAAGAATATTTCGGACAACACCAGTTCCTAAATGTGCTTTTGTTTCTAATCCTCTGGGAGAAAGATTTTTTTCTTTAAGTTTTTTTTCAAGTTGATCTTGGAGAGAGGTCATAGGGTTTTATAATCTGTCATTAAAAATTAAACTTACTTAAGATTATTTCTACCACAGAAAAGAGAGCTATTTTAAATTAAAAAG
This region includes:
- a CDS encoding helix-turn-helix transcriptional regulator; the protein is MTSLQDQLEKKLKEKNLSPRGLETKAHLGTGVVRNILLGKSNPTFKTLEAIAHALECSVDDLISKETPEEILSSLLPKHIYPWNEEMYFQSFSTVKSYMHEHNLTLPAKKVVEIIWALYTLSLSKSLNYIDKDLCNWVFRHALDY